From the Anoplopoma fimbria isolate UVic2021 breed Golden Eagle Sablefish chromosome 14, Afim_UVic_2022, whole genome shotgun sequence genome, one window contains:
- the LOC129102667 gene encoding 5-hydroxytryptamine receptor 1A-beta, protein MEGTNNTTAWSQFDNSSNKTPKPEDEEVKLSYQVVASLLLGALILCSIFGNACVVAAIALERSLQNVANYLIGSLAVTDLMVSVLVLPMAALYQVLNRWTLGQIPCDIFISLDVLCCTSSILHLCAIALDRYWAITEPIEYMKKRTPRRAAVLISVTWLVGFSISVPPMLIMRSKPSSMAEDRANPKQCKIRQDPWYTIYSTFGAFYIPLTLMLVLYGRIFKAARFRIRRTVRKTEKQKVSDSCLVLSPALFHKKTPDAQGKSWKRSVEPVNGAVKHAEDGESLEIIEVHSNSKCNLPLPNTPSSVPLFESRQEKATEAKRKIAMARERKTVKTLGIIMGTFILCWLPFFIVALVMPFCQGSCYMPRWLEDVINWLGYSNSLLNPIIYAYFNKDFQSAFKKIIKCHFCR, encoded by the coding sequence ATGGAGGGCACAAACAACACCACAGCCTGGTCTCAGTTTGACAACTCTTCCAACAAAACCCCAAAACCAGAGGACGAGGAGGTGAAGCTGAGTTACCAAGTGGTCGCATCCCTTCTGCTTGGTGCCCTCATCCTGTGCTCAATATTTGGGAATGCTTGCGTGGTCGCAGCCATCGCCTTGGAGAGGTCTCTCCAAAATGTGGCCAATTACCTGATCGGCTCTCTGGCAGTCACCGACCtgatggtgtcggtgctggtgCTGCCCATGGCTGCGCTTTACCAGGTGTTGAACAGGTGGACTCTCGGGCAGATTCCGTGCGACATCTTCATCTCTCTGGACGTGTTGTGCTGCACCTCGTCCATCCTGCACCTGTGTGCCATCGCCCTGGACAGGTACTGGGCCATAACCGAGCCCATAGAGTACATGAAGAAGAGGACACCGAGGAGAGCTGCTGTTCTCATCAGTGTCACCTGGCTGGTTGGGTTCTCCATCTCGGTGCCGCCGATGTTGATCATGCGTTCGAAGCCCAGCAGCATGGCAGAGGACAGGGCGAACCCAAAGCAGTGCAAGATCAGGCAAGACCCCTGGTACACAATATACTCAACTTTCGGGGCTTTTTATATCCCATTAACTCTAATGCTGGTTCTGTATGGGAGGATATTCAAAGCTGCCAGGTTCAGGATCAGGAGGACGGTGCGTAAAACGGAGAAACAGAAAGTGTCCGACTCCTGCTTGGTTCTATCCCCTGCGTTGTTCCATAAAAAGACTCCAGATGCGCAGGGGAAGAGCTGGAAGAGGAGCGTGGAGCCTGTCAATGGTGCTGTGAAACACGCAGAGGATGGAGAGTCTCTGGAGATCATAGAAGTTCACAGCAACTCCAAATGCAACCTGCCACTGCCCAACACTCCGAGCTCAGTGCCACTGTTTGAGAGCAGACAGGAGAAGGCCACCGAGGCCAAGAGGAAGATTGCTATGGCCAGGGAGCGAAAAACAGTGAAGACTCTGGGGATCATCATGGGGACCTTCATCCTCTGCTGGCTGCCCTTCTTCATCGTCGCCCTGGTCATGCCCTTCTGCCAGGGGTCCTGCTACATGCCAAGGTGGCTGGAGGATGTCATAAACTGGCTGGGATACTCCAACTCTTTACTCAACCCTATTATTTACGCCTACTTCAACAAAGACTTTCAGAGTGctttcaagaaaataatcaagtGTCATTTCTGCaggtga